The Cydia pomonella isolate Wapato2018A chromosome 20, ilCydPomo1, whole genome shotgun sequence genome contains a region encoding:
- the LOC133529169 gene encoding E3 ubiquitin-protein ligase sina-like — protein MATRAIITMSERAMECPVCLETMTAPILQCQRGHSLCSRCTSRGLTQCPICRSPMTDMRNWAFEDIISKVNTPAPAPTPAAPSSKLLCPHKDAGCGFTFSQAKARELDEHSNECIFRDMLCPLGAAFSNCFWIGKLKNMMDHFKQSHPSSCEIVSGVDTELELPLNQDLVKVYLAATGNMHFIITMKVDKTTGTASWAVQHIGSKKNARLYTYEIYLTSKQDVRRRSVLVEHCVNDVVEPLDVIREGRCAVMPLKMLTHYVTDNKVTFKLVIKKVPPTL, from the exons ATGGCAACAAGAGCAATTATcac GATGTCGGAGCGGGCGATGGAGTGCCCAGTATGCCTGGAGACGATGACAGCACCTATCCTGCAGTGCCAACGTGGGCACAGCCTCTGTAGCCGCTGCACAAGTCGCGGTCTCACGCAATGCCCTATTTGCCGCTCGCCCATGACTGATATGAGGAACTGGGCTTTCGAAGATATCATTTCAAAG GTGAATACGCCAGCCCCAGCGCCAACGCCAGCAGCACCGTCGTCCAAACTGCTTTGTCCTCACAAAGACGCGGGCTGCGGGTTCACATTTAGCCAAGCTAAAGCACGCGAGCTAGATGAGCACTCCAATGAATGTATCTTCAGGGACATGCTCTGTCCGCTCGGCGCCGCCTTCAGCAACTGTTTCTGGATAG GTAAACTCAAAAACATGATGGACCACTTCAAACAGAGCCACCCGTCTAGCTGTGAGATAGTCTCCGGCGTCGACACAGAACTCGAGCTCCCACTCAACCAAGACCTGGTCAAGGTCTACCTCGCTGCCACCGGCAATATGCACTTCATCATCACCATGAAGGTAGACAAGACCACTGGCACTGCATCCTGGGCCGTGCAGCATATTGGCAGTAAGAAAAATGCACGTCTATACACGTATGAGATTTACCTAACTAGTAAGCAGGATGTTAGACGGCGCTCAGTGTTGGTGGAACACTGCGTTAATGATGTGGTGGAGCCTCTTGATGTTATTAGGGAGGGGAGATGTGCGGTTATGCCGTTGAAAATGCTGACGCACTATGTGACGGACAATAAGGTTACTTTTAAGTTAGTTATTAAGAAGGTACCGCCGACTTTGTAA